A window of the Emys orbicularis isolate rEmyOrb1 chromosome 1, rEmyOrb1.hap1, whole genome shotgun sequence genome harbors these coding sequences:
- the LOC135878323 gene encoding C-type lectin-like isoform X1: MPRVRPVSHAGCTWTGLAPEQLPSETIRRREKMGPVAYFSLCLLGCLIFNPSLAGVQAVSCPGCWLPFHDSCYQYVSQGKNWMEAEAECQQHWPGAHLASIHSAEEKNMLAHYIKGDAPKKNHVWIGLSNSKQDQSWRWSDESPFSFRAWEKGQPNNFVGNEHCTVLFHDTDFQKWHDFPCEARFSFICKRKP; encoded by the exons ATGCCCCGTGTCCGGCCAGTGTCCCATGCAGGCTGCACTTGGACTGGCCTAGCACCGGAGCAGCTACCCAGCGAGACAATCAG GAGAAGAGAGAAGATGGGGCCAGTCGCCTACTTCAGCCTCTGCCTCCTCGGCTGCCTGATCTTTAACCCCTCACTGGCAG gggTACAGGCTGTGTCCTGTCCCGGGTGCTGGCTACCCTTCCATGACAGCTGCTATCAATACGTCTCCCAAGGGAAAAACTGGATGGAGGCTGAG GCTGAGTGCCAGCAGCATTGGCCTGGGGCCCATCTCGCCTCCATTCACAGTGCCGAAGAAAAGAATATGCTGGCCCATTACATCAAGGGGGACGCCCCAAAGAAGAATCACGTCTGGATCGGACTCTCAAACTCTAAGCAG GATCAAAGCTGGAGATGGTCAGATGAATCCCCGTTCAGCTTCAGAGCTTGGGAGAAAGGGCAACCTAATAATTTTGTAGGAAATGAGCACTGCACAGTGTTATTTCATGATACAG attttcagaaatggcaCGATTTTCCCTGTGAAGCAAGATTTTCTTTCATTTGTAAACGCAAACCCTAG
- the LOC135878323 gene encoding C-type lectin-like isoform X2 encodes MPRVRPVSHAGCTWTGLAPEQLPSETIREKMGPVAYFSLCLLGCLIFNPSLAGVQAVSCPGCWLPFHDSCYQYVSQGKNWMEAEAECQQHWPGAHLASIHSAEEKNMLAHYIKGDAPKKNHVWIGLSNSKQDQSWRWSDESPFSFRAWEKGQPNNFVGNEHCTVLFHDTDFQKWHDFPCEARFSFICKRKP; translated from the exons ATGCCCCGTGTCCGGCCAGTGTCCCATGCAGGCTGCACTTGGACTGGCCTAGCACCGGAGCAGCTACCCAGCGAGACAATCAG AGAGAAGATGGGGCCAGTCGCCTACTTCAGCCTCTGCCTCCTCGGCTGCCTGATCTTTAACCCCTCACTGGCAG gggTACAGGCTGTGTCCTGTCCCGGGTGCTGGCTACCCTTCCATGACAGCTGCTATCAATACGTCTCCCAAGGGAAAAACTGGATGGAGGCTGAG GCTGAGTGCCAGCAGCATTGGCCTGGGGCCCATCTCGCCTCCATTCACAGTGCCGAAGAAAAGAATATGCTGGCCCATTACATCAAGGGGGACGCCCCAAAGAAGAATCACGTCTGGATCGGACTCTCAAACTCTAAGCAG GATCAAAGCTGGAGATGGTCAGATGAATCCCCGTTCAGCTTCAGAGCTTGGGAGAAAGGGCAACCTAATAATTTTGTAGGAAATGAGCACTGCACAGTGTTATTTCATGATACAG attttcagaaatggcaCGATTTTCCCTGTGAAGCAAGATTTTCTTTCATTTGTAAACGCAAACCCTAG